A genomic stretch from Thauera sp. GDN1 includes:
- a CDS encoding homoserine dehydrogenase, whose product MKPINVGLLGIGTVGGGTFTVLKRNAEEITRRAGRPIVITTVADKNLELARKVTGGEVKLTDDAFAVVADPEIDIVVELIGGYGVAKELVLKAIENGKHVVTANKALLAVHGNEIFAAAQKKGVMVAFEAAVAGGIPIIKALREGLTANRIEWLAGIINGTTNFILSEMRDKGLPFAEVLKEAQALGYAEADPTFDIEGVDAAHKATIMSAIAFGIPMQFDKAYIEGISKLDSVDITYAEELGYRIKLLGIARRRENGVELRVHPTLIPSKRLIANVEGAMNAVLVQGDAVGATLYYGKGAGAEPTASAVIADLVDVTRLHTSDPEHRVPHLAFQPDQVRDVPVLPIDEVVTSYYLRMRVEDKPGVLADITRILADSGISIEALNQKEAAEGESHTDIIMLTHQTVEKNANAAIAKIEALAVVQGKVTKLRMESL is encoded by the coding sequence ATGAAACCCATCAATGTTGGCCTCCTTGGCATCGGTACCGTCGGTGGCGGCACCTTCACCGTCCTCAAGCGCAACGCCGAGGAGATCACCCGTCGTGCCGGTCGTCCGATCGTCATCACCACCGTGGCCGACAAGAACCTGGAGCTCGCGCGCAAGGTCACCGGCGGTGAAGTCAAGCTGACCGACGACGCCTTCGCGGTGGTCGCCGATCCCGAGATCGACATCGTCGTCGAACTGATCGGCGGCTACGGTGTGGCCAAGGAGCTGGTGCTGAAGGCGATCGAGAACGGCAAGCACGTGGTCACCGCCAACAAGGCGCTGCTCGCGGTGCATGGCAACGAGATCTTCGCCGCGGCGCAGAAGAAGGGCGTCATGGTGGCCTTCGAGGCCGCGGTCGCCGGCGGCATCCCGATCATCAAGGCGCTGCGAGAGGGCCTCACCGCCAACCGCATCGAGTGGCTGGCCGGCATCATCAACGGCACGACCAACTTCATCCTCTCCGAGATGCGCGACAAGGGTCTGCCCTTCGCCGAGGTGCTGAAGGAGGCGCAGGCGCTGGGGTATGCCGAAGCCGACCCGACCTTCGACATCGAAGGTGTGGATGCCGCACACAAGGCGACGATCATGAGCGCGATCGCCTTCGGCATCCCGATGCAGTTCGACAAGGCCTACATCGAGGGCATCAGCAAGCTCGACTCGGTGGACATCACCTATGCCGAAGAGCTCGGCTACCGCATCAAGCTGCTGGGCATCGCGCGTCGCCGCGAAAACGGCGTCGAGTTGCGCGTGCATCCGACCCTGATCCCGTCCAAGCGACTGATCGCAAACGTCGAAGGCGCGATGAACGCGGTGCTGGTGCAGGGCGACGCCGTCGGCGCCACGCTGTACTACGGCAAGGGCGCCGGTGCCGAGCCGACCGCGTCGGCGGTGATCGCCGACCTAGTCGACGTCACCCGGCTGCACACCTCGGACCCCGAGCATCGCGTACCGCACCTGGCCTTCCAGCCCGATCAGGTGCGCGACGTGCCGGTGCTGCCGATCGACGAGGTCGTCACCTCCTACTACCTGCGCATGCGCGTCGAGGACAAGCCGGGCGTGCTCGCCGACATCACCCGCATCCTGGCCGACAGCGGCATCTCGATCGAGGCGCTGAACCAGAAGGAAGCCGCCGAGGGCGAGTCGCACACCGACATCATCATGCTGACCCACCAGACGGTGGAGAAGAACGCCAATGCCGCGATCGCCAAGATCGAGGCGCTGGCGGTGGTGCAGGGCAAGGTGACCAAGCTGCGGATGGAAAGCCTGTGA
- a CDS encoding pyridoxal phosphate-dependent aminotransferase produces MKAVKTLELASANPEPVAKAEAGAAAARPIRKSAKLAEVCYDIRGPVLVRAKQMEDEGHKIIKLNIGNLAAFGFDSPEEIQMDMIRNLPNAAGYSDSKGIFSARKAVMHYTQQKGIKGVTIEDIYIGNGVSELIVMAMNALLDAGDEVLVPAPDYPLWTAAVSLSGGKPVHYLCDESKGWMPDIEDMRARITPNTRAIVIINPNNPTGAVYPDETLKQIVELAREHDLILYADEVYDKVLYDGVKHTSMAALSEDVLTIIFNGLSKNYRSCGYRAGWMVVCGDKRRAGDYIEGLNMLASMRLCANVPGQYAIQTALGGYQSIDDLVAEGGRMRRQRDLAWELITQIPGVSCVKPQATLYMFPRLDPKIYPIEDDQAFIAELLEEERVLLVQGSGFNWPQPDHFRLVFLPHEDDLRDAIGRVARFLENYRKRHGT; encoded by the coding sequence ATGAAAGCGGTGAAGACCCTCGAGCTCGCATCGGCAAACCCGGAACCGGTCGCCAAGGCCGAGGCGGGCGCAGCCGCCGCACGTCCGATCCGCAAGTCCGCCAAGCTCGCCGAGGTGTGCTACGACATCCGCGGCCCGGTGCTGGTGCGCGCCAAGCAGATGGAGGACGAGGGCCACAAGATCATCAAGCTCAACATCGGCAACCTCGCCGCGTTCGGCTTCGATTCGCCCGAAGAGATCCAGATGGACATGATCCGCAACCTGCCCAATGCGGCGGGTTACTCGGATTCGAAGGGCATCTTCTCCGCGCGCAAGGCGGTGATGCACTACACCCAGCAGAAGGGCATCAAGGGCGTCACCATCGAGGACATCTACATCGGCAACGGCGTCTCCGAGCTGATCGTGATGGCGATGAACGCGCTGCTCGACGCCGGCGACGAGGTGCTGGTGCCGGCGCCCGACTACCCGCTGTGGACCGCGGCGGTGAGCCTGTCGGGCGGCAAGCCGGTGCATTACCTGTGCGACGAGTCCAAAGGCTGGATGCCGGACATCGAGGACATGCGCGCGAGGATCACGCCCAATACCCGCGCCATCGTCATCATCAACCCGAACAACCCGACCGGCGCGGTGTATCCGGACGAAACGCTCAAGCAGATCGTCGAACTGGCGCGCGAGCATGATCTGATCCTGTACGCCGACGAGGTCTACGACAAGGTGCTGTACGACGGGGTCAAGCACACCTCGATGGCGGCGCTGTCCGAGGACGTGCTGACGATCATCTTCAACGGCCTGTCGAAGAACTACCGCTCCTGCGGCTACCGCGCGGGCTGGATGGTGGTGTGCGGCGACAAGCGCCGTGCGGGCGACTACATCGAGGGCCTCAACATGCTGGCCTCGATGCGCCTGTGCGCCAACGTGCCTGGTCAGTACGCGATCCAGACTGCGCTCGGCGGTTACCAGAGCATCGACGACCTGGTCGCCGAAGGCGGGCGCATGCGCCGCCAGCGCGACCTGGCGTGGGAGCTCATCACCCAGATTCCGGGCGTCAGCTGCGTCAAGCCGCAGGCCACGCTGTACATGTTCCCCAGGCTGGACCCCAAGATCTACCCGATCGAGGACGACCAGGCCTTCATCGCCGAGCTGCTCGAGGAAGAGCGCGTGCTGCTGGTGCAGGGCTCGGGCTTCAACTGGCCGCAGCCCGACCACTTCCGTCTGGTCTTCCTGCCGCACGAGGACGACCTGCGCGACGCGATCGGCCGCGTGGCGCGCTTCCTCGAGAACTACCGCAAGCGCCACGGCACCTGA